A section of the Deltaproteobacteria bacterium genome encodes:
- a CDS encoding serine/threonine protein kinase, with amino-acid sequence MVSVENRPILHKAQLIDSLSEGIGMAATVVGLAGHFTSLTAFYPLRFIFKLGTAAATATLLWNGFRSGDRFFTQKIEQSRDRVTDGLFFGGAITGLGGLLCASFRSKKAFYFNVIGSMIDLINWDQLRKKHEENPEQVTTGQVSIQLGLTFLFSIPIGQRPPPGVREVRVPYQRTPPLDTEKPLGSGCFSDVYSIKNDGGTSQGAVKVACPRVRNPLTNLAIRQTIEHEIEIIAPRIMPLNSPYLVRIEGCVQYSFGRRGMIMERLQGNTLQVHLGERGRLPVHASVDLFLDYARGVRDLHRVGVIHRDLKPSSLWAPETGPGKILDFGLSAIVNPRTARIAPRADDGTIRYMPPEAFPVLRREDAQLQHYSYPSDIFSLGASFYESLTGTMLYPNGVFDPRHAVLVHLAKTTPPPPLSCRFGIRIENEMQRVAFSELNQIIRKSVAYYPRDRYQTANEFIEALLGWKSRHGTVEFVP; translated from the coding sequence ATGGTATCTGTAGAAAACAGGCCGATTCTCCATAAGGCTCAGCTCATCGATTCTCTTTCCGAGGGGATCGGCATGGCAGCAACAGTCGTCGGCCTCGCAGGTCACTTCACCTCTTTGACCGCCTTCTACCCCCTCCGGTTTATTTTTAAATTAGGGACAGCCGCTGCAACAGCAACACTCTTGTGGAACGGATTTCGATCGGGCGATCGATTCTTCACACAAAAAATAGAGCAAAGTCGGGATCGGGTCACTGATGGACTCTTCTTCGGTGGTGCCATCACAGGACTGGGCGGTCTCCTTTGTGCCAGTTTCCGCTCCAAGAAAGCCTTTTACTTTAATGTAATCGGATCGATGATTGATCTGATCAACTGGGATCAACTCAGAAAAAAACATGAAGAGAATCCCGAACAGGTGACCACCGGACAGGTCTCGATCCAGCTCGGGCTCACCTTTTTATTTTCGATACCGATCGGTCAAAGGCCTCCTCCTGGCGTCAGAGAGGTACGGGTCCCTTATCAACGAACCCCACCTCTCGATACTGAAAAACCACTAGGTAGCGGATGTTTTTCTGATGTTTATTCAATAAAAAACGATGGCGGTACCTCTCAGGGCGCTGTCAAAGTGGCTTGTCCACGAGTCAGAAATCCTCTTACAAACCTGGCTATAAGACAGACTATCGAACATGAGATCGAGATCATCGCCCCTCGAATTATGCCACTCAACTCACCCTATCTCGTGAGGATCGAGGGATGCGTTCAATACTCCTTTGGTCGACGCGGGATGATCATGGAACGACTTCAGGGAAATACGCTGCAGGTCCATCTGGGTGAGAGAGGAAGACTCCCTGTTCATGCATCCGTCGATCTGTTTCTCGATTATGCACGAGGTGTTCGTGACCTTCATCGTGTCGGCGTTATTCACAGGGACCTCAAGCCTTCCAGCCTTTGGGCTCCGGAAACAGGTCCTGGCAAGATTCTGGATTTTGGTTTGTCCGCCATCGTCAATCCCCGAACCGCTCGCATCGCACCACGAGCCGATGATGGGACTATCCGCTACATGCCTCCTGAGGCCTTTCCGGTGTTAAGAAGAGAGGATGCCCAACTTCAACATTACAGTTACCCCTCCGATATATTTTCTCTCGGGGCCAGCTTTTACGAATCATTGACCGGTACGATGCTCTACCCCAATGGTGTCTTTGATCCGCGGCATGCTGTTCTTGTCCATTTGGCAAAAACAACCCCCCCTCCGCCACTTTCCTGTCGTTTTGGTATACGAATTGAAAATGAGATGCAGAGAGTTGCATTTTCCGAACTGAATCAGATCATCCGAAAATCGGTCGCCTATTATCCGAGGGACCGTTACCAAACCGCTAATGAATTCATCGAAGCGTTGCTGGGCTGGAAATCACGACACGGAACTGTTGAGTTTGTTCCGTAA
- a CDS encoding two pore domain potassium channel family protein encodes MIRKRAEEFHSLILGFLFVLFDALIQGTMLRLLRLFGLDRDNLRPRHLEIYLVSTTSLIILMIFLSKILSFVGWFLLFLGVVRILQIIALNAMSLLFGLRLLSAQVPDRERTRWHFVAILFSLVDVLLIYAFSYYFLNTRYEVLNLRSDSFFDHFYYSMLTLMTVGYGDIVPVTALGKFLAMSEVFVGVFLFVFLVNAAMGRFQRHAE; translated from the coding sequence ATGATTCGGAAGCGCGCGGAAGAATTTCATTCCTTGATCCTTGGTTTTCTTTTTGTCCTCTTCGATGCCCTGATCCAGGGGACCATGCTTCGGCTCCTGAGGCTCTTTGGGCTGGATCGGGATAATCTACGCCCCAGGCATCTGGAGATCTATCTCGTTTCAACGACATCCCTGATTATTCTGATGATCTTTTTAAGCAAGATCTTGAGTTTCGTCGGTTGGTTTTTGCTTTTTTTGGGGGTGGTCAGGATCCTGCAGATTATCGCCCTGAATGCGATGTCGCTCCTCTTTGGACTTCGACTTTTATCCGCTCAGGTTCCGGATCGTGAACGGACCCGTTGGCATTTTGTCGCGATCCTCTTTTCACTCGTCGATGTCTTGCTGATTTATGCCTTTTCTTATTACTTTTTGAACACGCGCTATGAAGTCCTGAATCTGAGATCCGACAGCTTTTTCGACCACTTTTACTACTCCATGCTGACGTTGATGACAGTCGGTTATGGCGATATTGTTCCGGTGACCGCCTTGGGTAAATTTTTGGCGATGAGTGAGGTTTTTGTCGGTGTCTTCCTCTTTGTCTTTCTCGTCAATGCCGCCATGGGACGATTTCAGCGGCATGCGGAATAG
- a CDS encoding lytic transglycosylase domain-containing protein — MAPVDVVLSVDGGRLSDQLKLEVARTVHQVAEEYQIDPLLILAIMKVESSFRPNAASHRGAVGLMQIKTIAAREVAKELSLKPNITANALSQHELNIRIGVHYFASLLKRFGGNVWKALSAYNRGPTAVAKNFGNQHITKGSYPGKVLKVYLAYSKLRKEPILKS, encoded by the coding sequence ATGGCGCCGGTCGACGTTGTCCTCTCGGTTGATGGGGGTCGTCTCTCGGATCAGCTCAAACTGGAGGTGGCTCGAACGGTCCATCAAGTCGCCGAAGAATATCAGATAGACCCCCTGCTTATCCTGGCGATTATGAAGGTCGAAAGCTCCTTCCGCCCCAATGCCGCCTCCCACCGTGGGGCGGTCGGACTGATGCAGATCAAGACGATCGCCGCCCGTGAGGTCGCCAAAGAGCTTTCCTTAAAACCCAATATCACCGCGAACGCCCTCTCTCAGCATGAACTCAACATCCGGATCGGTGTTCATTATTTCGCCTCTCTGCTGAAACGCTTTGGGGGAAATGTCTGGAAGGCGCTTTCCGCCTATAATCGTGGCCCAACCGCTGTTGCAAAAAACTTTGGGAACCAACATATCACGAAGGGAAGTTATCCAGGAAAAGTCCTGAAGGTGTATCTCGCCTATTCTAAGCTTCGAAAAGAACCGATTCTAAAGAGCTAG
- a CDS encoding lysine 2,3-aminomutase, with the protein MTRRTVSIKPRVYQAYQRKDLDILPELRGLPPSEILAMKAVSAVLPFRTNNYVVEELIRWDEIPEDPIYQLTFPQKGMLTRKDFKKMIPLIQNDSPPEMVAQAALEIQKRLNPHPAGQRELNVPTLRGKPLQGVQHKYRETVLFFPEHGQTCHAYCTYCFRWAQFVGNEDLKFSNNQIDLLVDYLLHHEEVRNVLFTGGDPLIMKTSVLRRYIEPLLIPELENLTAIRIGTKATAYWPYRFLTDSDADDLLRLFEEVVASGKHLALMAHYSHPRELETREAKEAIRRIHGTGAVIRCQSPIVRHVNDTAGTWAQLWRDQESLGAIPYYMFVERDTGPRNYFEIPLLKAYEVFQGAYHQISGLGRTVRGPVMSATPGKVVIDAICELAGEKVFSLKFIQGRNPDWVGKPFFARFDPKATWFDQLRPAFGAKKFFFDTDFSHFEKEVVDSSLNLLHSPRDRG; encoded by the coding sequence ATGACAAGACGCACTGTGTCTATAAAGCCACGTGTCTATCAGGCCTACCAGCGGAAGGATCTCGATATCCTTCCGGAGCTCCGTGGTCTTCCTCCCTCCGAAATTCTTGCAATGAAAGCGGTTTCGGCGGTCCTTCCCTTTCGAACCAATAATTATGTCGTGGAGGAGTTAATTCGGTGGGATGAAATCCCTGAAGATCCGATCTATCAACTCACCTTTCCCCAAAAGGGAATGCTCACAAGGAAAGATTTCAAAAAAATGATACCGCTGATTCAAAATGACTCTCCCCCCGAGATGGTTGCCCAGGCGGCCCTTGAGATCCAAAAGCGTCTGAATCCCCATCCTGCCGGTCAAAGGGAACTCAATGTTCCTACCCTCCGTGGGAAACCACTGCAGGGGGTACAACACAAATATCGTGAAACGGTTCTCTTCTTTCCGGAACATGGGCAGACCTGCCATGCCTATTGTACTTATTGCTTCCGATGGGCCCAGTTTGTCGGAAACGAAGATCTAAAGTTTTCCAACAATCAAATAGATCTTCTCGTCGACTATCTTCTTCACCACGAAGAGGTGAGAAATGTCCTTTTCACAGGGGGCGATCCCCTCATCATGAAGACATCCGTATTGCGTCGGTATATCGAACCGCTGCTCATCCCGGAGCTTGAAAATCTTACGGCGATCCGAATCGGGACAAAGGCAACCGCCTACTGGCCCTACCGATTCCTCACCGACTCGGATGCCGATGACCTTCTTCGTCTCTTCGAGGAAGTCGTCGCCTCAGGAAAGCATCTCGCACTGATGGCGCATTACAGTCACCCACGGGAACTGGAGACACGAGAGGCGAAAGAGGCGATTCGAAGGATTCATGGCACGGGTGCCGTCATTCGATGTCAGTCGCCCATTGTTCGACATGTTAATGATACCGCCGGGACATGGGCACAGCTCTGGAGAGATCAAGAAAGCTTGGGCGCTATTCCATATTATATGTTTGTGGAAAGAGATACCGGTCCCCGCAATTATTTTGAGATTCCGTTGCTGAAGGCCTACGAGGTTTTTCAAGGGGCGTACCACCAGATCTCTGGACTCGGAAGAACCGTGCGAGGTCCTGTCATGAGTGCCACTCCAGGGAAGGTGGTCATCGATGCGATTTGTGAATTAGCTGGCGAAAAAGTCTTTTCGCTGAAATTTATTCAAGGAAGAAATCCTGACTGGGTTGGGAAACCTTTTTTTGCGCGATTCGATCCCAAGGCAACCTGGTTTGATCAGTTACGCCCTGCCTTTGGCGCCAAGAAGTTCTTTTTTGATACTGATTTCAGCCACTTCGAAAAGGAGGTTGTCGATAGCTCTCTCAATTTGTTACACTCCCCCCGCGATCGAGGATAG
- a CDS encoding sigma 54-interacting transcriptional regulator, with protein MDTVLGERFQIIRQLGKGTRGVVYLASDRQKGRHVALKLFSSPESGSFEEFQNEFSVLSHLKNPSLAEIYDFGFDPNSKGYFLAEEYFEGEPISSLSGKLDFQRLAEITAHLCLVLQFLHNQGIFHGDLKPTNILMKGNEIKLVDFGLSGHMAQHSEKERTETVSGTLPYMAPELFMGGSVDGRSDLYSLGVTLYEMIQRVPPFVAPTIPAIVEKQLFETPINPIREGSKIPKEFGFLILKLLSKDPSDRFEEANDLIRALNLQFGFNFPLGPEKPALPPERLQELKKKHVDRLYEQALRYYKGGDDPTSRKLLAQIYYRQGNWDEALALLEGLTGASVELLKLQIGLQKGEFEKVRRKAETIRLEELSSKEKGLLYNTLGTALHYLGYDADSEEAFQKEFANYEETRDRAARAALLNNLGNLRIREKKWDQAFPLYREAVTICRELGDAAHEGLFLTNLGHAYQLHHSYDEAIKVCREAEALLDAIGHRSSAAKVKGHLANIFIATGSLEKGEEKIKEVRQIADEKGDRFLFALSCLLEGDLQKKKGQRDKALAAYRQGKKFFHELKNRLEEEEIEKNIKELLHEEKEIKKSEVSEIVSIPLLRRVLAINRRLSLIHNVQEILETIIDSMIEFTAAERGHLILKEGEKYQIKVTRNINQIETEDEGFSISLVERVLKTGEPIMTFDAMTDERFSLSRSIHKLKLRSVICFPLRVREMVIGAIYLDNRIQRGAFSESTKELLQAFVDQAAIAISNATSFEELKKGSSELMKAHEKIQQSKEEIERLNQQLQESLSKKEIELREARQSLASKQAALELKYRYDEIIGRSPRMLEVLKILDRVTDSDVAVLILGESGTGKELIARAIHFNGPRSQAPFIPVNCSAIPETLLEAELFGYMRGAFTGAVRDYGGYFEMADGGTLFLDEIGDMKPTMQVKLLRVLEDGVVRRIGSENSVKFNVRLICASNRDLKAMVAEQKFREDLFYRIQGICLSLPPLRERIEDLPFLVDHILEKIAKERKAKKKVMSHSAFNLLASHPWPGNIRELENALGSACLLASGNRIEASDLNHKQELFQKREAAVITPTENSFRGSIKIFEKEMIQKALEEFQGNVSRAAKKLQVARPQLSRMIKKYGLK; from the coding sequence ATGGATACTGTCCTTGGAGAACGTTTCCAAATTATTAGACAGTTAGGAAAAGGGACAAGGGGAGTGGTCTATCTTGCCTCGGACCGACAAAAAGGGAGACACGTCGCCCTCAAGCTTTTCTCCTCACCGGAGTCAGGCTCTTTTGAAGAATTTCAAAATGAATTCTCAGTCCTTTCGCACCTAAAAAATCCCTCTCTCGCGGAGATTTACGACTTCGGTTTTGATCCGAATTCCAAGGGGTATTTCTTGGCGGAGGAATATTTTGAAGGAGAACCGATCTCCAGTCTCTCCGGAAAACTCGACTTTCAAAGACTCGCCGAAATCACCGCTCATCTCTGCCTCGTCCTTCAATTTCTTCACAATCAAGGGATCTTCCATGGAGATCTTAAACCAACCAATATTTTGATGAAGGGAAACGAAATCAAACTGGTCGATTTTGGTCTTTCAGGTCACATGGCGCAACACTCAGAAAAAGAAAGGACGGAAACTGTTTCGGGCACCCTTCCCTACATGGCCCCTGAACTCTTTATGGGGGGATCGGTCGATGGACGCTCCGATCTTTATTCCCTCGGCGTGACCCTCTATGAAATGATTCAGCGGGTTCCTCCTTTTGTTGCCCCAACCATTCCAGCGATCGTCGAAAAACAGCTCTTCGAAACACCGATTAATCCGATTCGTGAAGGGTCAAAGATTCCGAAGGAATTTGGTTTTCTTATTCTCAAACTCCTCTCGAAAGACCCGAGCGACCGTTTTGAAGAGGCGAATGACCTGATCCGGGCGTTAAATCTGCAGTTTGGGTTTAATTTTCCTCTCGGTCCCGAAAAGCCGGCCCTTCCACCGGAACGACTTCAGGAGCTGAAGAAAAAACATGTCGATCGGCTCTACGAACAAGCGCTCCGCTATTACAAAGGAGGAGATGACCCCACCTCCCGTAAACTCTTGGCCCAAATTTATTATCGACAGGGAAATTGGGATGAGGCGTTAGCCCTCTTGGAAGGACTTACAGGGGCCTCTGTGGAACTTCTGAAACTCCAAATAGGACTCCAAAAAGGGGAGTTTGAAAAAGTCCGTCGAAAGGCAGAGACCATTCGTCTGGAAGAGTTGAGCTCAAAAGAAAAGGGGCTCCTTTATAATACCCTCGGGACGGCGCTCCACTACCTCGGTTATGACGCCGATTCCGAAGAGGCGTTTCAAAAAGAATTCGCAAACTACGAAGAAACAAGAGATCGAGCGGCACGCGCCGCCTTGTTGAATAATCTAGGAAATTTACGGATTCGTGAGAAAAAATGGGATCAGGCCTTTCCCCTCTACCGTGAGGCGGTAACCATCTGTCGGGAACTGGGAGATGCCGCTCACGAGGGGCTTTTTCTCACAAATCTGGGACACGCCTATCAGCTCCATCACAGTTACGATGAAGCAATCAAGGTCTGCCGCGAGGCAGAGGCACTTTTGGATGCGATCGGTCATCGGTCCAGTGCCGCGAAGGTCAAAGGCCACCTTGCCAATATTTTTATTGCCACCGGCTCTCTGGAAAAGGGGGAAGAAAAAATCAAGGAGGTTCGGCAGATCGCTGATGAAAAAGGAGATCGGTTTCTTTTCGCCCTTTCTTGCCTCCTCGAAGGGGATCTCCAGAAGAAGAAAGGTCAGCGTGACAAGGCCTTGGCCGCTTATCGCCAGGGGAAGAAGTTTTTTCATGAACTCAAAAATCGCCTCGAAGAGGAGGAAATCGAAAAAAATATCAAAGAGCTTCTTCATGAAGAGAAGGAAATCAAAAAAAGCGAGGTCTCTGAAATTGTCAGCATCCCCCTCTTAAGGCGCGTCTTGGCCATCAACCGTCGTTTGAGCCTTATTCATAACGTCCAGGAGATTTTAGAAACGATTATCGACTCCATGATCGAATTTACCGCAGCGGAACGAGGCCATCTGATCCTGAAAGAAGGGGAAAAATATCAGATCAAAGTCACACGAAATATCAACCAGATCGAGACGGAAGACGAGGGCTTCTCAATCTCCCTGGTAGAAAGAGTCCTCAAAACAGGCGAACCGATCATGACTTTTGATGCGATGACCGATGAGCGCTTTTCCCTCTCACGATCGATCCATAAGTTGAAACTCCGCTCCGTGATCTGCTTCCCGCTTCGAGTCCGGGAAATGGTTATTGGAGCGATCTATCTCGACAATCGAATCCAACGCGGCGCCTTCTCAGAATCTACGAAGGAGTTGTTACAAGCCTTCGTGGATCAGGCCGCCATTGCGATCTCCAATGCCACCAGCTTTGAAGAGTTAAAAAAAGGTTCTTCGGAACTGATGAAGGCACACGAAAAAATTCAGCAGTCAAAAGAGGAGATTGAGAGACTGAATCAACAGCTCCAGGAATCCCTTTCAAAAAAGGAAATCGAATTGCGTGAAGCTCGGCAGTCCCTCGCCTCAAAACAGGCGGCCCTTGAGTTGAAATATCGATATGACGAGATCATCGGCCGTTCTCCGCGAATGTTGGAAGTCTTGAAGATCCTGGATCGTGTCACCGACAGTGATGTTGCTGTCCTGATTTTGGGAGAAAGCGGGACAGGAAAAGAGCTGATTGCCCGCGCGATTCACTTTAACGGACCTCGTTCCCAGGCCCCTTTTATACCGGTCAACTGTAGTGCGATTCCGGAGACACTCCTGGAAGCGGAGCTTTTTGGTTATATGCGAGGCGCTTTTACCGGTGCTGTTCGTGATTATGGAGGGTACTTTGAAATGGCGGATGGAGGAACCCTCTTTTTGGATGAGATCGGAGATATGAAACCAACCATGCAGGTCAAGCTCCTCAGGGTTCTGGAGGATGGTGTTGTCCGAAGGATCGGTTCTGAAAATTCTGTCAAATTCAATGTCCGCTTGATCTGCGCCTCAAACCGCGATCTTAAGGCAATGGTTGCTGAACAAAAATTTCGCGAAGACCTGTTCTATCGGATTCAGGGAATCTGCCTCAGTCTTCCCCCTCTTCGTGAAAGGATAGAGGACCTCCCATTTTTGGTCGATCATATCTTGGAAAAAATTGCGAAGGAACGAAAAGCCAAGAAAAAAGTCATGAGCCACTCCGCCTTTAACCTTCTCGCTTCTCATCCCTGGCCAGGGAATATCCGTGAACTGGAAAATGCGCTTGGAAGCGCCTGCCTTTTAGCATCCGGGAATCGTATCGAGGCCTCTGATCTCAACCATAAACAGGAACTCTTCCAAAAGCGCGAGGCGGCGGTGATTACCCCCACTGAGAACTCATTCAGGGGATCGATTAAAATATTTGAAAAAGAGATGATTCAGAAAGCGCTCGAGGAATTTCAGGGAAATGTCAGTCGTGCCGCAAAAAAACTCCAGGTTGCCCGCCCCCAACTCTCCCGCATGATCAAGAAGTATGGATTAAAATAA
- a CDS encoding APC family permease, producing MIWNRLRHWIIGPAKDLHDPHITHKLSLIAFLAWVGLGADGLSSSAYGPEEAYRQLGNHTYLALPLFLAMATTVFIISYAYSRIIEHFPVGGGGYVVATQLLGKSAGVVSGSALLVDYILTITVSIAGGGDALFSLLPLSLHQYKLPTEYFAILLLILLNLRGVKESVTFLVPLFLIFVFSHLFLIGGGVVSHLLDLPQVVGEVQSGFSTGMAQVGGWGLFLIFLRAYSLGGGTYTGIEAVSNGIGIFREPKVETGKRTMLYMAISLAVTAAGLLLCFMLVDIVPVAGQTLNAALAYNLAGNITLYGAPVGSWFVMITMFSEALLLLVAAQTGFIDGPRVMSNMAIDSWLPRRFATLSDRLSMQNGVLLMGVASILLLGYTQGSIQTLVVMYSVNVFLTFSLSQMGMVRFWLRSRHTQPAWKRDIIIHGIGLILCLSILIVMIVEKFGQGAWITALITCLCIAICFAIRRHYRGVVSLIREVDKIFEDIPPEELLPKKVIPFDPKQPTAVILVNGYTGLGVHIFLTVLRQFREIFKNVVFMSVGVIDSSMFKAGGHYVEELENETKQALEHYVHLANDLGIPAETAYRIGTDVVDDASELCIELSKKYERPIFFAGEIVFHQPKWYHRLLHNYTPYAIQRRIRLAGLTLMILPMLDEKLKKAA from the coding sequence ATGATCTGGAATCGATTACGTCACTGGATCATCGGTCCGGCGAAGGATCTTCATGATCCCCATATCACACACAAGTTATCGCTGATCGCGTTTCTCGCCTGGGTTGGCCTCGGTGCCGATGGTCTTTCCTCCTCTGCCTATGGTCCTGAGGAGGCGTATCGGCAACTTGGGAACCATACCTACCTCGCCCTTCCCCTCTTTCTGGCGATGGCGACGACGGTTTTTATTATTTCGTATGCCTATAGCCGGATCATCGAGCATTTTCCTGTTGGGGGGGGTGGTTACGTCGTGGCGACCCAGCTCTTGGGAAAATCGGCGGGGGTCGTCTCAGGGTCTGCCCTGCTTGTCGATTACATACTCACGATTACCGTTTCAATTGCCGGTGGAGGGGATGCCCTCTTCAGTCTGCTGCCACTCTCTCTCCACCAATATAAATTACCGACCGAATATTTTGCGATCCTCCTGCTGATTCTGCTGAATTTGAGGGGGGTCAAGGAATCGGTCACCTTCCTCGTCCCGCTTTTTCTGATCTTTGTTTTCAGTCACCTCTTCCTCATCGGTGGTGGGGTTGTCTCTCATCTCCTGGATCTCCCCCAAGTGGTTGGGGAGGTTCAGTCAGGTTTTTCAACAGGCATGGCTCAAGTCGGGGGGTGGGGACTGTTTCTGATTTTCTTGCGGGCCTACTCGCTTGGGGGTGGAACCTATACCGGGATCGAGGCGGTCTCGAACGGGATCGGGATTTTTCGCGAACCAAAGGTGGAGACCGGTAAAAGAACAATGCTTTATATGGCGATCTCTCTCGCCGTGACGGCGGCAGGGCTCCTGCTCTGCTTCATGCTGGTCGACATTGTGCCGGTTGCGGGGCAGACATTGAACGCCGCTTTGGCCTACAACCTCGCTGGCAACATCACGCTTTACGGCGCCCCGGTCGGTTCGTGGTTTGTGATGATAACGATGTTCTCCGAGGCGCTCTTGCTGCTTGTAGCGGCACAGACCGGTTTTATTGATGGGCCGCGCGTGATGTCCAATATGGCGATTGACTCCTGGCTCCCCAGGCGTTTTGCGACCCTCTCCGATCGGCTTTCGATGCAGAATGGGGTCTTGTTGATGGGGGTCGCGTCGATTCTGTTGCTGGGCTACACCCAAGGCTCCATCCAGACCCTTGTCGTCATGTATAGCGTGAATGTCTTTCTGACTTTTTCTCTCTCCCAGATGGGGATGGTCCGGTTCTGGCTTCGCTCCCGACATACCCAGCCGGCCTGGAAGAGGGATATCATCATTCATGGCATCGGTTTGATTCTCTGTCTTTCGATCCTGATTGTCATGATCGTTGAAAAGTTCGGGCAAGGGGCCTGGATTACCGCACTGATCACCTGCCTCTGTATCGCGATCTGTTTTGCGATCCGGAGGCATTACCGAGGGGTTGTTTCTCTCATCCGTGAGGTCGACAAGATTTTTGAGGATATCCCCCCGGAGGAGCTTCTGCCGAAGAAGGTGATCCCCTTCGATCCGAAGCAGCCGACAGCGGTCATCCTTGTGAATGGTTACACCGGCCTCGGTGTCCATATTTTTCTGACAGTCTTGCGCCAGTTTCGGGAGATCTTCAAGAATGTCGTTTTCATGTCGGTGGGGGTGATTGATTCATCGATGTTCAAGGCAGGCGGGCATTATGTCGAGGAGCTGGAAAATGAGACCAAGCAGGCCCTCGAACATTATGTCCATCTTGCGAATGATCTTGGGATCCCTGCGGAGACGGCGTATCGCATCGGGACGGATGTCGTCGACGATGCCTCGGAGCTTTGCATTGAATTGTCAAAAAAATATGAACGCCCGATCTTTTTTGCCGGAGAAATCGTCTTTCACCAACCGAAGTGGTACCATCGTCTTCTTCATAACTACACGCCGTATGCGATTCAAAGAAGGATCCGGTTGGCAGGTTTGACCTTAATGATCCTTCCGATGTTGGATGAGAAACTCAAAAAGGCGGCGTAG
- a CDS encoding DoxX family protein yields the protein MTMDRAKQITFFLLRVVAGLLFLQAGGMKMFDWFGGVPAEFGGHPKFLSQIWIGGMLEFYGGVAILLGLFTRPIAFILSGEMAVAYFQFHQPQGFWPIQNHGEPAVLLCFIFLFFAAYGAGEWSLDALIRRRRAARQRP from the coding sequence ATGACCATGGATCGCGCAAAACAAATCACGTTCTTTCTGCTGCGGGTCGTCGCGGGTCTGCTGTTTCTTCAAGCCGGAGGAATGAAGATGTTCGACTGGTTTGGTGGCGTCCCCGCGGAGTTCGGCGGGCACCCAAAGTTCCTGTCCCAGATATGGATCGGAGGCATGCTTGAGTTCTATGGCGGCGTCGCGATCTTGCTGGGGCTATTCACCCGGCCCATCGCCTTTATTCTTTCGGGCGAAATGGCGGTCGCCTATTTTCAATTCCACCAGCCCCAGGGCTTTTGGCCGATCCAGAATCACGGCGAGCCGGCCGTGCTGCTTTGCTTTATCTTCCTCTTTTTCGCGGCGTACGGTGCCGGGGAGTGGAGCCTTGACGCGCTGATTCGACGACGGAGAGCAGCACGCCAAAGACCCTAA
- a CDS encoding EamA family transporter, with translation MPLLILLLLLQIIWSSSFVAMKFALGDMPVGLVMILRYGIASLCFFLFGAYRGFHSFSKKTWLLVLMVGVITFSLSPFCQLKSLMLTQVIDVSVLVSMEPLITALMASLILKERIGWDLLFVFLVSATGVLILSGITWEGLSGPMTLARLFGNLLFLAALGCEAIYSTTGRYLSQREDPLKVAAWMHLAGFLVNLLIYSPTLREIPSFTEAKSSWTALLFLAIFCSFIGYAGWYLLLKKIPASRLALSLFLQPVIGSLTGYLLLNERFTKQTAIGASLIVFTLLSWILMNYKFRKEEKVATDSLTTRCNN, from the coding sequence ATGCCCCTTTTAATCCTGCTCCTCCTTCTCCAAATCATCTGGTCCAGTTCCTTTGTTGCAATGAAATTTGCGTTGGGCGACATGCCGGTGGGACTCGTCATGATCCTTCGTTACGGCATCGCCTCCCTCTGCTTCTTCCTCTTCGGGGCTTACCGAGGGTTTCATTCATTTTCAAAAAAAACCTGGTTGCTAGTCCTCATGGTTGGTGTCATCACTTTCTCCCTCTCCCCTTTTTGTCAGCTCAAAAGTCTCATGCTGACCCAGGTTATTGATGTCTCCGTCCTCGTTTCGATGGAGCCGTTGATCACAGCACTCATGGCTTCTCTGATCTTGAAAGAGAGGATCGGTTGGGATCTCTTGTTTGTCTTTCTGGTCTCCGCCACAGGAGTCCTCATCCTCTCCGGCATCACGTGGGAAGGTCTTTCAGGCCCGATGACACTGGCCCGTCTCTTCGGAAATCTGCTGTTTCTTGCAGCCCTCGGGTGTGAGGCTATCTACTCCACCACGGGACGTTACCTGTCGCAGAGAGAGGATCCGCTCAAGGTCGCCGCCTGGATGCATCTGGCCGGTTTTCTGGTCAATCTGCTGATCTATTCTCCGACGTTAAGAGAGATCCCCTCCTTCACTGAGGCCAAGTCAAGCTGGACCGCCCTTCTCTTTCTAGCAATTTTCTGCTCCTTCATTGGATATGCCGGTTGGTACCTTTTGCTGAAGAAAATCCCTGCCTCCCGTCTCGCACTCTCCCTCTTCCTCCAACCGGTCATCGGAAGTCTCACCGGATATCTGCTTCTGAATGAAAGATTCACAAAACAGACCGCCATCGGGGCGAGCCTCATCGTATTTACCTTGTTGAGCTGGATCCTCATGAATTATAAATTCCGAAAAGAGGAAAAAGTCGCAACCGATTCCCTAACAACCCGATGTAACAACTAA